The genome window GGCGCCGAGGTGCTGCCGCAGCTGTCCTGACGGCCCGTCGGCCCGGCTCGTTCGCTGACGGTCCGCCGGGACCGACGGACCGTCAGCGGGCGGTTCAGCAGTCGCGCAGCAGCGGCGACTGGTTGAGCAGCTGGGAGCGGACCGAGGTGAACACGCCGTACCGCTCCTCGGACTCCGGAGCGGGGGCGAAGACCGCCACCCGGTGGCAGTTCTGGAAGGCCAGCTTGACCCCGAAGTGCCGCTGCAGGGCGCCCCGGATGGCGTCGCTCGCCATCGCGCGGAGCAGCTGGCCCCGGTCCTGCTCGCTGGGCGGGGGGACGTGGTTGTCCGCGAAGCCGGTGCCGTCGACCTCCATCTGGGCGACGAGCGAGCTGATCAGGTCCCAGGCGTAGGGCAGGGACGTGCGGACGCAGTCGACGAACTCCCGCTCGTCGACCTCGCCTCGCTCGGCCTTCTCCAGAAGAGCCGGTGAGACGTCGAGCGACATGGGTTCTCCTCTCGCGGTCCACCGCGCGCACCTCGCGCCGGTGGTCGTGCCTCGTTCGATTCGGTTCGGTGCTTCCCCGCCGTGCGGGTCGTGCCGTGGTGCGAGTGGTGCGAATCGTGCGTGGTGCGGTTAGCGCGAATGCGGTCGTACCGAGTGGTGCGATGTCGTAGGGCGCGCGTCACACCCCGAACGGGACCCCGCGGGGTCCGTCGGGCCGGCGGACGCGGGCTCAGTCCAGGTTGGCAGCCCGGGCCCGGCAAATCTGGCGAATGCCGTGATTACCGTCGAAAACGCCGGTGCCGCGAGCAGTATGGCCGGAATCCGTCCAGCTGTTCATCTCCCACTCCATCCCCGTTGGCTACGCGGGCGTCCGAAGGCGTCACCCAACGTAGCGGTCCGTGCGCGCAGACGCCAGACTCCGGGCGCCACGGACTACCGGGTTCCCATGGTTCGCCCCCTTCTACTCCCTGGTACACCCTTCGGATCGAGTGGCTTCATTTGGCTCTGCGCCGCCCGGCCCCCGGGCCGACCGTTCACCGACGACCCCCGGCCAAGGCCGGACATCACCTCCGCGATCGAACGAGCGCCGGACGTATTGACGTACGGACAGTCCCACCTTGGTGACTTCCGGTGATCGGGTCAAGCACGTCCGCCGGAACGCCTAGGCTTACGGCCATGCGTCTTGTCATCGCCCGCTGCTCGGTCGACTACGCCGGCCGGCTCTCCGCCCACCTGCCCTCCGCCACCCGGTTGATCCTGGTCAAGGCCGACGGGAGCGTGAGCATCCACGCCGACGACCGCGCCTACAAGCCGCTCAACTGGATGTCCCCGCCGTGCAGCCTCAAGGAGGCCGACGGGGTGTGGACGGTGGAGAACAAGGCCGGCGAGAAGCTGATCATCACCCTGGAGGAGGTCCAGCACGACTCCTCGCACGAGCTGGGCGTGGACCCCGGGCTGATCAAGGACGGCGTCGAGGCCCACCTGCAGGAGCTGCTGGCCGACCGGATGGAGGTGCTCGGCACCGGCT of Kitasatospora viridis contains these proteins:
- the nucS gene encoding endonuclease NucS, with the translated sequence MRLVIARCSVDYAGRLSAHLPSATRLILVKADGSVSIHADDRAYKPLNWMSPPCSLKEADGVWTVENKAGEKLIITLEEVQHDSSHELGVDPGLIKDGVEAHLQELLADRMEVLGTGWSLVRREYPTAIGPVDILCRDADGGTVAVEIKRRGEIDGVEQLTRYLELLNRDPLLAPVKGVFAAQEIKPQARVLANDRGIDCVVLDYDGLRGIDDDKLKLF
- a CDS encoding SCO5389 family protein — its product is MSLDVSPALLEKAERGEVDEREFVDCVRTSLPYAWDLISSLVAQMEVDGTGFADNHVPPPSEQDRGQLLRAMASDAIRGALQRHFGVKLAFQNCHRVAVFAPAPESEERYGVFTSVRSQLLNQSPLLRDC